A stretch of DNA from Pontiella agarivorans:
TTTACCATAGTTCTTTTCAGTTGTTGCCCGTCTTGTGGATCTGAGTAGTTGGCGTAAGTTAAGTGGGTGGCAGGGAGCTTTCACCGAAAAGGGCATCGTATGGTATGGAAGAGTTTCGGGTGCGGGTTCTATTTGGAAAAGGGCTGCGGTTGTTACGGCCGGGTAGATGCTTCATCCGGTGTGTGCCCAATAATAAGGAGAAAGTCATGATTAAGCAGTTGAATACATCACGCGTACTGCGCTCTCCGGCGGGAGTGTTCGTTTTTCTCGTGTGGGTGCAAATGGGGGCGGTTGCGCAGGTGGCTTCAGAGGCGGGGGAGGCCCGTACGCAGATAATCGAGCCGGAAACGAATAATATCAAAGCCTCGGAATATGTCTCTATTAATGTCAAAGATGCCAATATTGCTGAAGTGCTGAAAGCGTATTCCCTGCAGACGGGACAGAGTATTGTGGTTGGGCCCGACGTGGTTTCCGACAGTGTGAATGTGCGCCTGAATAATATTCCGTGGGAAGAGGCGCTTGATGTTATTCTGAAGCCTTACGGTTTTGGATATCGTGTGGTCGGCGATACCATCGTGATCAGCAAGTTGGAAAATATTGTGACTGTTGAAGGCATTGAACCGCTGGTTTCCGAGGTCTTCCGCCTCGGTTACCGGGATGCGTATGATATACAGGCGATCATCGAGGCGCAGCTGAGTGCGCGCGGAAAATACACGATTCTCGAAACCAAGAGTCTGCCGGGATGGGAGTTCGGTGGCGAAGGATCGAGCAGTGGTGCGGCGACTGAGGGCGGTGTGCGTCAGCGCAGGGTGCGAGAAGAAATCCGAAAAAGTAAAACCATTGTTGTGACCGACGTGCCTTCGGCGATCACCAAAATTGAAAAAATTATTAAAAAGATTGATGTGATGCCGGAGCAGGTTCTGATTGAGGCGAAATTTCTTGAGATCTCGAAGGGGGCCGGATCGGATATCGGATTGGATTATGTTCAAGGGTTGGAAAATGTTGATGACTCCCTGCAGAGCAGCGGGAGTTCGCTTCAGCCGCAATCCGTAAACTCGGATGTTCTGAAAGTACTCAACAGTGTGTCCGGTTATCCCAATCCGCTGAATACGGCGGCCGCCGGCGGTTACGGAATGGATGAAGGGTTGCGTCTGTCGCATGCCCTTATCGGGGACTGGGGAGCGGAAATGCTCTTCAAATTTATTGCTCAGGACGATGATTCCAACATTCTTTCCGCACCGCGCGTATTGACTTTGAATAATCAGGAAGCGGCGATTTTGGTTGGCGAAAAATTTCCAATTATTGAATCGCAGAACAACACTGGAAGCGGAAGCTCGATAACATCTACGAGCCTGGACTATTATGAAAACATCGGTATTCAGTTGAATGTAATCCCGCAGGTGTGTGCAGATGAGTATGTGAATATGATTGTGCACCCGGCGGTCAGTCAGATTCAGGGGTATGAATCAGGATTGGTTACCGCCGGATCGGATGTTCAGTCCGGTACGCGCTATCCCATCCTCGACATCCGTGAGGCGGAGACCCAGATTATGATCAAAAGCGACCAGACCGCTATCATCGGGGGCCTCCAGGAAGAGCGGGATAAAGAGATTATCAAAAAAATTCCGATCCTCGGTGATATACCTTTTCTGGGTCGCCTGTTCCGTCGCGAAACCCTTTCCAAAGAGAAGATCGATCTGCTCATTTTTATCAAGGCATCGGTTGTGGATACTGAATCCTATCAGATGGACTCCGCTGCGGCGCATGCCCGCCGGGTCAAGCTTATGGAACTTGATCTGCTGCAGCCGGATGTCGCCGATAAGGCGGTCTCGAATCCGGCTGAAACCGCGGCCTCTGTGAGGGACAGTGCGCAAATTCTGGCTTTGGTTCAGGATAAGAATTCCACGATGACGACTAATGCACCGACTACAAAATGAATAATCCGGAAACATTAAAGCTCGTAGTAAAGGACTGCACGGAATGATTATCGACCAACTCAGCGAAATGATGATTCGGAGCGGCCGGGTCGGTACGCCGGAACTGGAAAAGGCTCTGTCGATCCAGGAGGAGACTGACCAGGTTCTTACGGATATTCTGATTCGTGAAGAACTGGCATCGCCGGAAGATATTGCGCGGACTTTTTCCGACCTGCTGAATATCCCGTATCTGGAACTGGGGGAGGAATTTCATCTTCAACGTGATGAATATGACATGATTCCTGAGTCGGTGGCCCGCCGTTTCTGCCTGATTCCTCTCGTGAAAGAGGAAGGAGTGGCGATTACGGTGGTGATGAAAAATCCGCTGGATATGGATGCGGTGGATACGGTGCGGTCGCTGACATCGTTTGAAATTCACAAGGCCGTCAGCACTGAGGCGAAAATCAAGGCGGTTATCGACAAATGCTATCGTGAAGAAGCCTATGTTGAAGCCGGACTTCAGGATATTGTTGATGTTGAAGCCGCAGGAAAAAACGGCGGGCTTGAAACCAGCCTCGGGGATGTGGATCAGCTTATTGTTCATGCCAACGATGCTCCCGTGGTCCGTTATGTAAACCTGCTGTTGATGGAGGCGGTTCGTGACGGTGCATCGGATATTCATTTTGAACCGGGCGAGCACAGCTGCACGGTGCGCCTGCGTATTGATGGAACGCTGCATCCGGTCACTCCCCCGCCGAAATCGTTGTATCAGGCGATTATCACCCGAATCAAAATTCTGTCTGAGATGGATATTGCGGAACGTCGTCTCCCGCTGGATGGACGGTTCAAGTTTAAATTTTCCGGGCGGGTTGTTGATGTGCGTGTTTCTTCGATGCCGCTGGTTTTCGGGGAGAAAGTGGTGATGCGTATTCTGGATAAGCAGAGTCTGCTGCTCGATCTGGAGGATATCGGCTTTGAAGGCGAAAACCTCAAACGTTTCCGGGAGATCCTCGGTATGCCGAACGGGATTGTTCTGCTTACGGGACCGACGGGATCGGGAAAAACGACGACGTTATACAGTGCCCTGCAGATTCTGAAAAGCCCGACCCGGAATGTCCAGACGGTGGAAGATCCGGTGGAATATCTGATTGAAGGTATCAACCAGATGCCGACGCGGCCGAAGATCGGGCTGACTTTTGCAGAATGTCTTCGCCATATTCTGCGTCAGGATCCGGATGCGGTCATGATCGGTGAGATCCGCGATGCAGAGACCGCCGAGATCGCCATGCGGGCTTCGCTGACCGGTCATCTTGTTTTGAGCACGCTGCATACAAATGATGCGACATCGTCGTTCAGCCGTCTGCGCGATATAGGGATCCCATCCTATCTTACGGCGGCTACGATGCGCCTTATTATTGCTCAGCGGCTTGTGAAAACGATCTGTCCAAACTGTAAAACGATTTATCAGCCGGACGCCGGCGAGCTGGAGTGGGTTAAGCCGATCTATCCGGATGCGCAGGACTGGACCTATTATCATGGAAAAGGGTGCAACCACTGCCGTAACAGCGGGTTGAAGGGCCGCCGTGCTATTTTTGAGTTTATGGAGATTTCTCCGGCGATCCGGGAAATGGTGCACGATGAGGTTGATGATCTTACGTTGCGACGGAAAGCGGTAGAGAGCGGTATGCAGACGCTGGCGGAAAACGGATTCCAGCGTGTGCGTGAGGGACAGACCACGATCGGTGAAGCGATCAACGTTTGTGTGGTTGAATAATCAGAGTCAGGATATGCCACTTTTCAGTTATATTGCGAAAACAAATGAAGGACAGGAGGTCCGGTCCTCGCTGGAGGCCGGGACGCGTCTGGAAGCGTTGGAGTCGCTTCGTAAAAAAGGACTAACCGTTATTGATCTTTTCAATGCCGAAGAGAAAGCTCGGCCGGCGGCGGGTGCTTCGACTGAGGCGCTGAAATTGGCTTCTCCATCAGGAAAGCCGCGCCGGAGCTTTTCTTTTTCTTCCAAAGTCAAGATGACGGACCTGGCTGTTTTCTGCCGTCAGCTGGCCATTTCGGTAAATGCCGGGGTTCCGTTGCGTGATGCGATTGAGGGTATCGGGATGGAGCTCGAGCAGCCGGTCCTTAAGCGTGTCAGCCGGGATATGGTTCAGCAGCTTCATGACGGACAGAGCTTTTCTGAGGTAATCCGCCGTCATCCGAAAGTGTTCAACGAAATGTTCTACGGGTTGGTCAAGGTGGCGGAGGAATCGGGAAAACTTCCTGAAACCCTGAGCCAGCTGGCTTCCTATCTGGAACGTGCGGACCGCTTGCAGCGTCGTATCCGTGCATTAGCGGCTTATCCGGTTTTTATCGGCATTTTTTTCTTGGTGATTTGTCTGATTATGACGCTGTTTATTCTGCCGCGCTTTACAGAGATTTTCAGTGGTCTGGGTGCCGAGCTTCCGGTTTTCACGAAAATTATTTTTTCGGTGAATACCTTCTTCGTGGATAATTTTCTGTTGATTCTAATCGGGGTGTCGTTGTTGGTGATGTCATTGGTTTTTTATGGACGCAGCTCTTCAGGCTCGTACCGCAAGGATCTGATCAAGCTGAAGGCTCCTTATGCCGGGGGCTGCCTGAAAAAATATATACTGGCCCGTTTCTGTCGCAGTCTGGCGATTATGGTGAACAGCGGGGTGCCCATTTCAAACGCCCTCGAAATCTGTGCGCATGCCACAGGCAACCAGTTGCTGAAGCGCAACGTGATGGGGGTGCGTGAAATGATTATGACGGGTAACCGGATTTCCGCCAGTCTGGATAAGGCGGGGATTTTTCCAGGACTGATTGTGCGTATGGTCGCGGTTGGGGAGGATTCCGGACAGTTGCCGGAGGTGCTCGATAATGTGTCGGAACTGTATGAGGATCAGGTAGAGGTTTCTATCATGACAACTATGGCGCTGTTCGAACCCTTGATCATCTGTGTGTTCGGAGCCTTTATTCTGATACTGGTTCTTGCGATTTATCTGCCGATTTTCACGGTTTCCATGAATATGAGATAAACGGAAGGGGGCATATGACTTCTGAAAGTGAGCGATTACGAAGAGAGCAATACATACAAACGGATAAACTGAGTGTGGGTAAGGGGGCCCGCAGAGTCGAATGTAAATAAGGTAATGACAAGGAGAATACTATGAAAAACATGAAGCAGAAAAAAGCAGGTTTCACGCTCGTAGAGCTGATGGTAGTTGCCATTATTGTGGCTATTCTGGCAGCGGTTGCTATTCCGCTGATGACGGGGAATACTGATCGGGCCATTGCAACAGAGGCCCAGGCCGGCTGCGGCACAATAGGGACAGCCATCCGGATGGCCTCGGTAGAGGGAACCGCAGTATCTTCCGGTATGGAACTCGATAGTCTTCCGGGTATTAGCAACGGGGATTTGACCGGAAATTACTATAATCATGGTGATTACAGCCTTGTATCCTATACCGCCAACAATGAGTATTCCGTCTCGGCTGCGGCAAATGCGACCAAGGGTGGTGTTTTTGTTCAGATGAACGTGACGCCCGAAGGAACAACATGGGCTTACGAAGAACCTGACGCAGAGTAATCTGGTCTATTCAGCAGCCCCTCCTTCCCGGACTGAGCGAAGGACGGGGCTTTTATAACCCCGGAAGCGGAGCTAATCAGTGAGTGGTGTGAGCAGAGAAAACATTGCCGGTATCAATATTGCCGACGGTGTGGTGAGTGTGTCACGAATCGTTCGGCGGGGCCGTCATAAAATTGCGTTAACGCATGGTGGCTGGATGGAATATGCGCCGGATGCTTCGGAGGATGAAATCATTCGGGTGATTGGTCAGCTCTGGAAAAAAACGCGCATGCCGACCCGTACGGTGTGTGTCGGTCTGCATACCCGTTCGCTCTGTCTGAAATATTTTAAATATCCGGATCTTGCGCCGCGCGAGCTCGCCTCGGCATTGAATCTGGAGGCCGAAGAATCGTTGCAGCTTCCTCCGGAGGAAATTGCTTTGGACTGGCATCTGAACCGACCGAAGAATGATCCCTATACCCAGTTGGGGGAGCAACTGCATGGGATGATGGTAGCGGTTTCGAAGAACGAAGTTAATCAGCAGTTGAATCTGTTGAAAAAGGCGGGACTCTTTCCGGTGATTACCGATGTGGGCTGCACCTCGCTTTGCAATCTGTTTCTGGCTTTGCGCGGCGATAAAGTGAATGAAAACAATGCGGTCTGTGTGGTTAATCTGGCGCGCTACAGCGCAGATATCTCTATTTTGTACAACGACCATTATATTTATCCGCGAACCATCATTTCGCGTTCAGCCGAATGGTCGAGTAAACTGCAGTATCTGATCGAGAATATCTCCGATGCGTTGCTTTATTATCATGTGAAAGTCGATAAAACACCGGTTACGCAGTTGGCCCTTACCGGGTTTGTGCCTAAGGAGCCGGAGTTTGTTGCCCAAATACATGATACGATCGGGTTGCCTACGGAAGTGTGGAGTCCGCTCAAAGACGATCATTTCATTGTATCGCATAAGGTAAGGTCAACGAAGCATCGTGATGTGATCTCCCCGCTGATGACTACCAGTCTTGGACTGGGACTGAGGAACACCTGATGAAGCTGTTTTTAAATCATATCTTTTCAGGGCGTGGAAAAAAGGGTTTGGGTTCTGGCGTTGGAAGCCGCATCCGGGAGTTTGATCATGGCTGCTGATTTCAAAATTAATTTAGCCAAGGACCTGACGAGTACACATGAGGAGCGTGTCCGTTTTTATAACGGCATGTTGATTTATCAGGCGGTCTGCGCCATACTCTTAGTGCTGGTGGCCTATCTGGCCAGTCTGAACTTGACCACGTTCCTGGCGAACAAAGCGGAACAGCGTGAAATTCTGGCGACTACGGAAGCGGTTCACGGGATTTCTAAAAGTACTTTCAGAAATCCGCAGGCAGCTTATAACGAGCTGGATGCCTATTCGCGCAGGATTGATTCGCTGAGACATCTGCTGGGCCGGCGGATTCAACTGTTGCCGATTGTTTATAATCTTTTCCTTGAACTTCCCGAAGGGGTGGCCTTGCAAAGTCTGTCGGCAGATACGGCTTTGCTTTCATTCGGCTTGGTGATGCCGTCACCTACAGCGGATGCTGATGCGGTGAAGGAACTGCGTGCGGCCTGGGAGCGTAACGAAGAGTTGATGCGGCGCGTGTTGAGTATCCGCCCGTTGACCGGAGAGCGCCGTACGGTCGGCGACCAATCAATGGTCTATATGCAGTTCGAATGCGTTTTAAAAAAGTAGGACAGAATGGATCTTGGAAAATTTAAATCCAGTCGCGGAAGACTGATGGGTTGGGTAATTATTCCGCCGTTATTAATCGTAGGAATCGGGTTAACCTCGTTTGCCTTGAAACTGCAGTCTGAATGGCAGTTGGAGAGAACTCGGGTGCTGGCCGATCTGCTGCCGCGTGTGAACTATGCGCGGAAGGCGGCTCAGGAGCTGATGGTGCGTTTCAGGGAATCGGAATCGGGATCCATTAAAACGGAAGATGAACTTATTTCGTTTCTTCAGAACGCCGCTCAGGCTGCGGGGTTTACGGTGGATAACCTGAAAGTGGATCGCCGTTCATCGGAAACAGGCGCGAATGTTCCCATTTTGTCGGCCCGTGTTCGGGGGACCGGAACCCTGCTATCCGTGCAGAATTTTATGGGCGATGTCAGTTCGCGTCAGTATCTGCTTTCCGAGACGTCTGTTGAGCTCAGTCAAAGCGGAATGACGGAAGGTGAGGATACCTGTCGCGCAGAGATCACCTTTGAGCTGATCCTATTCCAAACGGGAAAAACGGGCGGAGGTGCGTGATATGAGCGCGAGTGTTCGGAAGATTCAGATGACGGCCCCCTATAAAGAAGAGACGGTAACAGTACCTGCTGTTATTACGGCCCTGCTTATCGTGATGATTGCTGTGCCGCTGGTGCTGTGGATCATCAAAATAAACGATGCCGGTACACGTGCCGCCAGTCGCGTAAAATATGAAGCGCTTATTGCTGAAGTCGAAAACGACAGCCGGATGGTGAATGCATTCTTGAGCGATAATGCAGCTGAACTGGAGGCCATACGCATCGCCCGGCAGGCCCCGGTCGTGACGCTGATTGTTCCTGAAGTGGTCATTGTGGACGAACGGGAAAATCAGACGGTACAGCCGTTGAACGTAGAGCTGGACGGGATTTACTGGAGTGTCAGAAATCCGCTCGCCGGAATGAATGGAGAAATGTACAGCGTGGGGGATGTCATTCAAGGCTATGAAATCGTGCAGATCGATAAGTTATCAGTCCGCTTCATAGCTCCCGATGGATCCCCGGTTGTGAAAGAGATGTATGAAGATCTGCTCAACAGCCAAAAGTAGAACACGTCGCGGCTTTTCGCTGATCGAGATCATGGTGGCCGTCCTTATTCTGGGGGTGCTGGCGATTGGCGGAGCTGCGCTGATGCAGCGGACAGGAATAACGGTCACCGAGCAGAAACATAAGCGGATTGCGTTGGAGACAGCCAATCGCCGGCTGGAGCAATTGAGAGCTCAGCCGTACGAATTTTTAAACGATGGTCCTGTCGGTGCGGTACGTTATGCTTCTGTCCGGTATGCTGATGGATCATACCGGATCGTTCAGGATCAACCTGAGGAGACGGTTTCCATTAATGGTTCAGAGCGTCCGGTGTATGTGGAACTGGTGCGGTTCAGTGAAACCGTGCCTGAGCGTGAATTTGTTCAGGCAACCGTATATGTGGAATATCGGGATGGTGAAACCGTATCGCTCAGAACCATTCTGAGATAAGGTAATGATGGAACTGTTATGTCATGAAAAAAAACGTGGTGCGGTCCTTCCTGCTGTGCTTCTCGTCATGATATTGATCAGTGTTATCGGGCTGGGACTGATGAGGCTGGCGTATACCGATTCCACCGAAACGGCTCGGTTGCGGAACCGGTATCAGGCTTTCTGGCTTGCGGAAGCCGGGTTGCGTGAGTTTGCGGCTGTAGTGGCGGTACCAGAAAATTACACCCAGCTGGAGTTTGTCGGGCCTGCTCCGGGCCTGGTGGGTCCGGATGTGATGCGCCGTACGTTTCCCGGTTTCGGAGGCTATTCAATTGATGTGTCTGCAGATCCGCAGAATCCGGTCAGCAGTCTGAAGCGGTATACCGTGATATCCACCGGGACTGCGTTGGACGGGGAAACGGTTCGTATCGAGTTGCAGGCGGAAACTGCGACTTTCGGAATGTTTTCTTATTCGTCTCACAGTGAGCAGAATATTAATTTCGATACCGACGATGTCATTGGTCAGGATATGGATGATCTTGATCAGAATGGGATGTTGCAGACAGACGACCAATTGCACATCACCGGCTCACCTGACTTTTGGGCGGCGGTCCGGTCCGCTTCCGGCACGGTTGATTACAATGATGGGCGACTGGGGCAGTATATCGATCCTGCAGTATTTCATAACGGACTGGATCTTGGCGTAGACAAGCTGGATTTCAGCCAGCAGAACTTCGATCAGATCAAGGAGCAGGTTCCTGTGTCCGACCGCCTTCCCGGAGACTATGCCGTGACATTTGTGGATAATCTCTACGTGTTGGAAAATAAAGCAACCGGAAGCGTTTCCACCAATTATATTTCTTCGCTCGGGACAGCAAATGAAGAGCGGGTCATTTACGTTACAGGAGATGTGGAGGTAAAGGGCAACGTCGGGACCTCGGTCAGTGTGGCGGCCGAGGGGTCGGTATACATTGTTGATGACCTGGTTTATACATCATCCATTCCGTATGGGCACCATACAGAGTGGCCTTCGTCATATGCACCGGACGATGACGAAGTACTGGGTTTATTTTCAAATAAACGGGTTCAGATATCCGAAGGCTGGAATATCGGCGATGTGGATATTCATGCAACGATTCTGGTCACGGAATACGAAGGGGGCACAGAGCTCGGAGAATGGGAGGAGACCTACAGCGGTTTCGGTGCTGAATGGGATGGCTCCGGTCAATACGACTATAATTCTTCGTACGGCAGGATTTACCTGTACGGCAGTCTCAGTAATTACCGTCGTTCGGCGGTGGGGCTGGTTGGGGGAAAAGGGTATATCAAGTATTATTTCTATGATCCGCGGCTGAGGCGGAACCCGGCCCCCGGGACGCCTCTTACGGGGTATGAGTTTTCCGAATGGAGGATGCTGTGATGCATGGATTATTTCGTCAATACGCACTCTTAGGCGTTGTGATAATAATCAGTGTCGGCTGCATGGTGGCTGCCATTCATACCTTTCTTACGATCAGCGGGCCACAGGAGGAAACGCCGATATTTGATAACCGGGGCATGTTTGAACCCAAAGCGGATCCTGCGCCGCCGGGCGGGGAGCCCGGACTGAAGTGGGATACGGACCGCTCGGCGGACGAGGATGGACTGACGTGAATGCTTTGAAATCCAGATCCGGGTTTACACTCATTGAATTAATGATGGCGATGCTGGCCGGAGTGGTTCTGGCGGTAACGGTATTTGCCATGCTGATCTCGCAGCATCGCGCTCTGGAAAATAATTCGCAGTCCCTGAAGATGCAGCGTGATGCATCTCTGGCGCTGGCGATGATCGGCCGCGAGATCCGGCAGTCGCGGATTGAAGATATCCTGATCGATGGAGTCCGATTCACGGAAGATCCGTATGCCGCCGGAAGCCGGTTGGATTTTGATGCTGCGGTAACGCGCACCAACCCGGTTTCCGTATATGTATCCGGCAATCAGTTGCTTGCGGAGACGCCGGCCATCACACTGGTCGAAGACTGGCTCACTGGTTTTACTGTCGATTTTACAGAAGGGCCCGCCGTTGATGTGGCCTTGAGACTGGATGCGGGAAACCGGGTGGGACAACTCCTTATACGAGGCACTTTTGTCCCCCGGAACTGACCGGCCGAAAGCATAATCGGCCTAGAGCAAAACCCCTTCCGGCATGGCGCCGGCATCGTCCGGATCCCACCATCGTCCCGGCTCGGTTCCGATATATTTAATGCTTTTCGTCGTCATACGGTTGCCGCGGCTTTTCACACTTTTCACCGCGATATCGGACGGGGTGAATTTCTGCTGGTGGATGCGCTGACCTTTGGCCGGATTATACTTCACGTAAATGGACTCCGGAGTGCCGTCAACCAGCAGTTTCAGTTTCGATTTTTCACCCAGGCTCATGTAGTACTCGCGGTTCATGATGGCTCCGCCGATTTTGAAGCGCTTCAGGTAGGTGATCCGGGCGTCGGTATAGACGCAGGTATACTGTTTATCGCGATCATAGATTTCAACGCGTTCAAGGTTGCCGTCGACAAAGATTTTTTCCGGAGGTTGAATGACCTTGTACTGCCCGTTTTTCAGAATAATCAGCAATTTGTCGAGTGAGGAGCACTGCAGAATTTCCTCTCCTTTCACGTTGGTTCCGATATAGCCGTTTTCATCCTGTTTGATCGACAGCTCCGAGGCCGTCAGTTCGCGTACATCCGCCTCTTTGAAGCTGGTGGATTCGGTGCGGCGCGGGTATTGATCTTTGTACTCTTTGATCAAACGTTTGATATAGCGGATGGTGTATCCATTGAGGCCTTTGAGGTCTTTTTCCACCTGATCCAGCTCGGCCAGAATCGCTTCAATATCCTTGCGGTTCTTCTCGATGTCGAATAAGGAGATGCGCTTGATTCGTACCCCCAGCAACATCTCAATATCGTCATCAACAATTGCCCGTTTAAGCTGATTTTTGAACGGGTCGAGTCCTTTGTAGATTGCTTTATAAACCGCTTCATATGTTCTGCACTGTTCAATTTTTTTATAAATACGGTTTTCAACAAAGATCTGCACGAGGGTCTTGTTGTGGAAATCATCAAGCAGTTTGGCCTGCTTCAGTTTCAGCTCGCCATCCAGAATCCGGAGCAATTGCTGAACATTTTCGCGCAGCACTTCATCCACATTCATTTCCACCGGCCGGTTGTTGCGCAGGCAGATCAGGCGGCTGGAAACGGAGGTCTCGCATTTAGTGAACGCATAAAGGGTTTCGATCGCTTTTTCCTGCGATGCACCCTGAGTCAGCGTGAGCTCGATTTCGACTTTCTCTGCCGTAAAATCGTCGATGGCCCGAACCGGAACTT
This window harbors:
- the pilM gene encoding pilus assembly protein PilM, with product MSGVSRENIAGINIADGVVSVSRIVRRGRHKIALTHGGWMEYAPDASEDEIIRVIGQLWKKTRMPTRTVCVGLHTRSLCLKYFKYPDLAPRELASALNLEAEESLQLPPEEIALDWHLNRPKNDPYTQLGEQLHGMMVAVSKNEVNQQLNLLKKAGLFPVITDVGCTSLCNLFLALRGDKVNENNAVCVVNLARYSADISILYNDHYIYPRTIISRSAEWSSKLQYLIENISDALLYYHVKVDKTPVTQLALTGFVPKEPEFVAQIHDTIGLPTEVWSPLKDDHFIVSHKVRSTKHRDVISPLMTTSLGLGLRNT
- a CDS encoding GspE/PulE family protein, yielding MIIDQLSEMMIRSGRVGTPELEKALSIQEETDQVLTDILIREELASPEDIARTFSDLLNIPYLELGEEFHLQRDEYDMIPESVARRFCLIPLVKEEGVAITVVMKNPLDMDAVDTVRSLTSFEIHKAVSTEAKIKAVIDKCYREEAYVEAGLQDIVDVEAAGKNGGLETSLGDVDQLIVHANDAPVVRYVNLLLMEAVRDGASDIHFEPGEHSCTVRLRIDGTLHPVTPPPKSLYQAIITRIKILSEMDIAERRLPLDGRFKFKFSGRVVDVRVSSMPLVFGEKVVMRILDKQSLLLDLEDIGFEGENLKRFREILGMPNGIVLLTGPTGSGKTTTLYSALQILKSPTRNVQTVEDPVEYLIEGINQMPTRPKIGLTFAECLRHILRQDPDAVMIGEIRDAETAEIAMRASLTGHLVLSTLHTNDATSSFSRLRDIGIPSYLTAATMRLIIAQRLVKTICPNCKTIYQPDAGELEWVKPIYPDAQDWTYYHGKGCNHCRNSGLKGRRAIFEFMEISPAIREMVHDEVDDLTLRRKAVESGMQTLAENGFQRVREGQTTIGEAINVCVVE
- a CDS encoding pilus assembly PilX family protein, translating into MMELLCHEKKRGAVLPAVLLVMILISVIGLGLMRLAYTDSTETARLRNRYQAFWLAEAGLREFAAVVAVPENYTQLEFVGPAPGLVGPDVMRRTFPGFGGYSIDVSADPQNPVSSLKRYTVISTGTALDGETVRIELQAETATFGMFSYSSHSEQNINFDTDDVIGQDMDDLDQNGMLQTDDQLHITGSPDFWAAVRSASGTVDYNDGRLGQYIDPAVFHNGLDLGVDKLDFSQQNFDQIKEQVPVSDRLPGDYAVTFVDNLYVLENKATGSVSTNYISSLGTANEERVIYVTGDVEVKGNVGTSVSVAAEGSVYIVDDLVYTSSIPYGHHTEWPSSYAPDDDEVLGLFSNKRVQISEGWNIGDVDIHATILVTEYEGGTELGEWEETYSGFGAEWDGSGQYDYNSSYGRIYLYGSLSNYRRSAVGLVGGKGYIKYYFYDPRLRRNPAPGTPLTGYEFSEWRML
- a CDS encoding PilW family protein codes for the protein MNALKSRSGFTLIELMMAMLAGVVLAVTVFAMLISQHRALENNSQSLKMQRDASLALAMIGREIRQSRIEDILIDGVRFTEDPYAAGSRLDFDAAVTRTNPVSVYVSGNQLLAETPAITLVEDWLTGFTVDFTEGPAVDVALRLDAGNRVGQLLIRGTFVPRN
- a CDS encoding secretin and TonB N-terminal domain-containing protein; translated protein: MIKQLNTSRVLRSPAGVFVFLVWVQMGAVAQVASEAGEARTQIIEPETNNIKASEYVSINVKDANIAEVLKAYSLQTGQSIVVGPDVVSDSVNVRLNNIPWEEALDVILKPYGFGYRVVGDTIVISKLENIVTVEGIEPLVSEVFRLGYRDAYDIQAIIEAQLSARGKYTILETKSLPGWEFGGEGSSSGAATEGGVRQRRVREEIRKSKTIVVTDVPSAITKIEKIIKKIDVMPEQVLIEAKFLEISKGAGSDIGLDYVQGLENVDDSLQSSGSSLQPQSVNSDVLKVLNSVSGYPNPLNTAAAGGYGMDEGLRLSHALIGDWGAEMLFKFIAQDDDSNILSAPRVLTLNNQEAAILVGEKFPIIESQNNTGSGSSITSTSLDYYENIGIQLNVIPQVCADEYVNMIVHPAVSQIQGYESGLVTAGSDVQSGTRYPILDIREAETQIMIKSDQTAIIGGLQEERDKEIIKKIPILGDIPFLGRLFRRETLSKEKIDLLIFIKASVVDTESYQMDSAAAHARRVKLMELDLLQPDVADKAVSNPAETAASVRDSAQILALVQDKNSTMTTNAPTTK
- a CDS encoding type II secretion system protein, which encodes MKNMKQKKAGFTLVELMVVAIIVAILAAVAIPLMTGNTDRAIATEAQAGCGTIGTAIRMASVEGTAVSSGMELDSLPGISNGDLTGNYYNHGDYSLVSYTANNEYSVSAAANATKGGVFVQMNVTPEGTTWAYEEPDAE
- a CDS encoding type IV pilus modification PilV family protein is translated as MKICSTAKSRTRRGFSLIEIMVAVLILGVLAIGGAALMQRTGITVTEQKHKRIALETANRRLEQLRAQPYEFLNDGPVGAVRYASVRYADGSYRIVQDQPEETVSINGSERPVYVELVRFSETVPEREFVQATVYVEYRDGETVSLRTILR
- a CDS encoding type II secretion system F family protein, whose amino-acid sequence is MPLFSYIAKTNEGQEVRSSLEAGTRLEALESLRKKGLTVIDLFNAEEKARPAAGASTEALKLASPSGKPRRSFSFSSKVKMTDLAVFCRQLAISVNAGVPLRDAIEGIGMELEQPVLKRVSRDMVQQLHDGQSFSEVIRRHPKVFNEMFYGLVKVAEESGKLPETLSQLASYLERADRLQRRIRALAAYPVFIGIFFLVICLIMTLFILPRFTEIFSGLGAELPVFTKIIFSVNTFFVDNFLLILIGVSLLVMSLVFYGRSSSGSYRKDLIKLKAPYAGGCLKKYILARFCRSLAIMVNSGVPISNALEICAHATGNQLLKRNVMGVREMIMTGNRISASLDKAGIFPGLIVRMVAVGEDSGQLPEVLDNVSELYEDQVEVSIMTTMALFEPLIICVFGAFILILVLAIYLPIFTVSMNMR